One genomic window of Monodelphis domestica isolate mMonDom1 chromosome 1, mMonDom1.pri, whole genome shotgun sequence includes the following:
- the SIMC1 gene encoding SUMO-interacting motif-containing protein 1 isoform X3, with translation MTRAGLPSPLRSAHRAPPRLPRPWLRLARKFGQPYEREEAKKERPKLGWDGRSRSRSPRRPRVGPVASPSASETDLMTEPIVISDDSDDEPDGPGRIAAGGDQACMSRKTRPQNGHGTRGAVAVDFIDLTKDTDPVEKTSPNEHSVIDLTGMEEEKTLFNSAFVNSMNLHLDLFSCSQKKHHSLSVANDNHPIKCEVAQQIEEGYQFLEEEVCNSLISQGPVDSTEFEDGLSPVSSGEDSLCSSEKNCSTTTFNSDLGSLASLQISSDVFSLSPNSNSSDSNTQNVSVPFILESSSDSCSRDWQNKNNSIDRASLLPKDSSLLSQSSSSEQVTRVPVLETQDMAEKPMPVAATPELVARNPPLVDLPSKPCLPRLRFFLRPPVHHLFFQALIQDKDIKEKKEQKREPIPQRRLRMVFSTIEENVPQETLQFLMDFVSPQHYPPKEIVSHVIKNILLGSRSMTVMKEAYMLLMKIQQLHPANIASVEWDWKLLTYVMEKQQGIALILQVHHKLSLQEEEMPGRIFFLRYVVQTLEDDFQQVLRHQQHHLQQSIACTMLSCDKQPQNIRDIIQWLVGAVTKGGFQKENYQQIFSGSPQVKSGNHLHPPFPGKSNIQLVILHLQKMLSLAVEVDRTPTCSSNKIAEMMFRFVLNIPERSQRLIKAIGRVGMNWLNSCNFSYLVISMC, from the exons ATGACAAGAGCGGGGCTACCCTCTCCGCTTCGGAGCGCGCACCGGGCCCCTCCGCGCCTGCCTCGGCCTTGGCTTCGGCTGGCTCGGAAGTTCGGACAGCCGTACGAGCGGGAAGAGGCCAAGAAGGAGAGGCCCAAGTTAGGCTGGGATGGCCGCAGCCGCAGCCGGAGCCCGAGGCGTCCGAGAGTGGGGCCTGTGGCTTCTCCGAGCGCCTCCGAAACCGATCTCATGACGGAACCCATTGTGATTTCGGATGACAGCGATGACGAGCCTGACGGGCCTGGCAGAATCGCCGCTGGCGGTGACCAAGCCTGCATGTCCCGGAAGACCCGACCCCAAAACGGACACGGGACCCGAGGAGCTGTTGCAGTG GATTTCATAGATTTAACCAAAGACACTGACCCAGTAGAGAAGACCTCCCCCAATGAACACAGTGTGATAGACCTGacagggatggaggaagagaagactCTCTTTAACTCAGCTTTTGTGAACAGTATGAATCTACATCTGGATCTCTTCTCTTGTTCCCAAAAGAAGCATCATTCCCTTTCTGTGGCAAATGACAACCATCCCATAAAATGTGAGGTGGCGCAACAGATTGAAGAAGgatatcaattcctggaggaggAAGTGTGTAACAGCCTAATTTCTCAGGGCCCAGTTGACAGCACTGAATTTGAAGATGGCCTCTCTCCAGTATCCAGTGGTGAGGATTCTTTGTGTAGCTCAGAGAAGAACTGTAGTACAACTACCTTCAACAGTGATCTGGGCTCTTTGGCAAGTTTACAGATCTCCTCAGATGTTTTCTCACTCTCTCCAAACAGCAATAGCAGTGATAGCAATACCCAAAATGTATCAGTACCCTTCATCCTGGAAAGTTCATCTGACTCATGTTCTAGAGACTGGCAGAATAAAAATAACTCTATTGATAGAGCTAGTCTACTCCCAAAAGactcttctctcctttcacaGTCTTCCTCCTCAGAGCAAGTTACCAGGGTTCCTGTCCTAGAGACCCAAGACATGGCAGAGAAGCCCATGCCAGTGGCTGCAACCCCAGAGCTTGTAGCAAGAAACCCACCACTGGTGGACTTACCCAGTAAACCATGTCTGCCCAGATTAAGATTTTTCCTTAGACCTCCAGTGCATCACCTCTTCTTTCAGGCATTGATACAGGACAAAGACATCAAAGAG aaaaaagaacaaaagagagaacCTATTCCCCAACGAAGACTGCGAATGGTGTTTAGCACCATTGAAGAGAACGTCCCACAAGAGACTTTGCAATTCCTCATGGACTTTGTGTCCCCCCAACATTATCCTCCCAAGGAGATTGTGTCACATGTCATCAAGAATATCCTACTAGGTTCCAGAAGTATGACTGTCATGAAAGAGGCCTACATGCTTCTAATGAAAATTCAACA gCTACATCCAGCCAATATTGCCTCTGTGGAGTGGGACTGGAAGCTGCTCACATATGTCATGGAAAAACAG CAAGGAATAGCTCTCATCCTACAAGTTCACCACAAGCTTTCCCTACAGGAGGAAGAGATGCCTGGCCGAATATTCTTTTTGCGCTATGTAGTGCAGACCTTGGAAGATGATTTTCAGCAGGTCCTGAGGCATCAACAGCATCACCTACAACAATCCATTGCATGTACTATGCTCTCCTGTGATAAGCAGCCCCAGAACATCAG GGACATCATCCAGTGGCTAGTTGGTGCTGTGACTAAGGGTGGGTTCCagaaggaaaactatcaacagaTCTTTTCAGGAAGCCCCCAGGTCAAGAGTGGCAACCACCTACACCCACCTTTCCCTGGAAAGAGCAACATTCAATT GGTAATTTTACATCTTCAGAAGATGCTGTCTCTGGCTGTTGAGGTTGACAGGACCCCAACCTGCAGCTCAAATAAGATTGCAGAGATGATGTTCAGATTCGTGCTAAATATTCCTGAAAGGAGCCAGag